One region of Salvia miltiorrhiza cultivar Shanhuang (shh) chromosome 3, IMPLAD_Smil_shh, whole genome shotgun sequence genomic DNA includes:
- the LOC131015826 gene encoding probable E3 ubiquitin-protein ligase RHG1A isoform X1 — MGWSSNHHLHPKSSNSRDSRLRRTKRKLSHIFCGAFRSKSTLPELGDGPEITSISYAESLAPVDAQNSTLESSSVFKSEAGDTVSVCENGDSSERSSNTDPESGPFNVQSSRDLKTLPQQPAQESVSGNATNCIAAVIHDPDTITEDTASICPVHDQSQGLTVPHAHSNDIVEYSRNAAVGYNSSDSRSLSIVSDSLPRFEYPGDDRAHVSTTSSSGFLVSDSDQNLINGDLLRLDLVSISSNSLSGSIAEISSHETRRNSMRLFWDALARRSLRRNIDSPTIVFATGLADDLGSHDRWLLDFSGDLHYYGAGRDLDSFSLGRHHRHERRWLLRSEVSETISGIDGDDQQTAFCASGLHLDGTCSCDSFFTAEESSSLASISRIILLAEALFEVLDEIHHQSLSLSLSTLSLPAPESVVDAFPIKYYKKHKNVECDSTDVRQCYICLADYEEGDKLRVLPCNHEFHSPCIDKWLKEVNRVCPVCRHDVCEGHGECSISNPQVYSR, encoded by the exons ATGGGTTGGAGCAGCAATCATCATCTTCATCCTAAATCCTCAAACTCTCGTGACTCCAGGCTCCGCCGCACAAAGCGCAAACTCTCGCATATCTTTTGTGGCGCTTTCCGTTCCAAGTCAACCCTTCCG GAGCTGGGAGATGGCCCAGAGATAACTTCAATTAGCTATGCTGAAAGCTTAGCTCCTGTTGATGCTCAAAACTCGACCTTAGAATCCTCTTCTGTTTTCAAGTCAGAAGCAGGGGACACAGTATCCGTATGTGAAAATGGGGACTCATCTGAAAGAAGCAGTAACACTGATCCTGAATCTGGTCCATTCAATGTTCAGTCGAGCAGAGATCTCAAAACTCTTCCACAACAG CCTGCTCAAGAATCGGTTTCTGGTAATGCAACCAATTGCATTGCTGCAGTTATTCATGACCCCGATACAATAACTGAAGACACGGCTTCCATTTGTCCAGTTCATGATCAGTCACAGGGGCTCACTGTTCCACATGCGCATTCAAATGACATTGTTGAATATAGCCGCAATGCAGCTGTAGGTTACAATAGTTCTGATTCAAGGTCTCTTTCTATCGTTTCTGATTCTTTACCACGATTTGAATATCCCGGAGATGACCGTGCTCACGTGTCAACAACTTCTAGTTCAGGGTTTCTTGTGTCTGACAGTGACCAGAATTTGATAAATGGAGATCTTCTTCGCCTTGATTTGGTTAGTATCTCTTCCAACTCCTTATCCGGTAGCATTGCTGAAATAAGTAGCCATGAAACTAGAAGAAACAGTATGAGGCTATTTTGGGATGCTTTAGCAAGACGCAGCTTAAGAAGGAACATTGATTCGCCAACAATTGTTTTTGCAACTGGTCTGGCTGATGACTTGGGTTCACATGACAGATGGCTTCTTGATTTCAGTGGCGATCTCCATTACTATGGAGCTGGTCGTGATCTTGATTCATTCAGTTTAGGACGCCATCACAGACATGAAAGGAGATGGCTATTGAGATCTGAG GTCTCAGAAACAATTAGTGGTATTGATGGGGATGACCAACAAACTGCATTTTGTGCATCTGGACTTCACCTGGATGGTACATGTTCATGTGACTCATTCTTTACAGCTGAAGAATCAAGTAGTCTTGCAAGTATTTCACGAATAATCCTGCTTGCTGAGGCCTTATTTGAG GTTTTGGATGAAATTCATCATCAGTCTCTGTCACTTTCGCTATCTACTCTCTCGCTTCCTGCTCCAGAATCCGTCGTGGATGCATTTCCCATCAAGTATtacaaaaaacataaaaatgtgGAATGTGATTCCACTGATGTTCGACA GTGCTATATTTGCTTAGCCGACTACGAGGAAGGGGACAAATTGAGAGTTCTTCCATGTAATCATGAATTCCACTCCCCGTGCATCGATAAATGGCTGAAAGAAGTAAATAG GGTATGTCCAGTCTGCAGACACGATGTCTGTGAGGGCCATGGAGAATGCTCCATCTCAAACCCACAAGTATATTCGCGATAA
- the LOC131015826 gene encoding uncharacterized protein LOC131015826 isoform X2 translates to MGWSSNHHLHPKSSNSRDSRLRRTKRKLSHIFCGAFRSKSTLPELGDGPEITSISYAESLAPVDAQNSTLESSSVFKSEAGDTVSVCENGDSSERSSNTDPESGPFNVQSSRDLKTLPQQPAQESVSGNATNCIAAVIHDPDTITEDTASICPVHDQSQGLTVPHAHSNDIVEYSRNAAVGYNSSDSRSLSIVSDSLPRFEYPGDDRAHVSTTSSSGFLVSDSDQNLINGDLLRLDLVSISSNSLSGSIAEISSHETRRNSMRLFWDALARRSLRRNIDSPTIVFATGLADDLGSHDRWLLDFSGDLHYYGAGRDLDSFSLGRHHRHERRWLLRSEVSETISGIDGDDQQTAFCASGLHLDGTCSCDSFFTAEESSSLASISRIILLAEALFEVLDEIHHQSLSLSLSTLSLPAPESVVDAFPIKYYKKHKNVECDSTDVRQMP, encoded by the exons ATGGGTTGGAGCAGCAATCATCATCTTCATCCTAAATCCTCAAACTCTCGTGACTCCAGGCTCCGCCGCACAAAGCGCAAACTCTCGCATATCTTTTGTGGCGCTTTCCGTTCCAAGTCAACCCTTCCG GAGCTGGGAGATGGCCCAGAGATAACTTCAATTAGCTATGCTGAAAGCTTAGCTCCTGTTGATGCTCAAAACTCGACCTTAGAATCCTCTTCTGTTTTCAAGTCAGAAGCAGGGGACACAGTATCCGTATGTGAAAATGGGGACTCATCTGAAAGAAGCAGTAACACTGATCCTGAATCTGGTCCATTCAATGTTCAGTCGAGCAGAGATCTCAAAACTCTTCCACAACAG CCTGCTCAAGAATCGGTTTCTGGTAATGCAACCAATTGCATTGCTGCAGTTATTCATGACCCCGATACAATAACTGAAGACACGGCTTCCATTTGTCCAGTTCATGATCAGTCACAGGGGCTCACTGTTCCACATGCGCATTCAAATGACATTGTTGAATATAGCCGCAATGCAGCTGTAGGTTACAATAGTTCTGATTCAAGGTCTCTTTCTATCGTTTCTGATTCTTTACCACGATTTGAATATCCCGGAGATGACCGTGCTCACGTGTCAACAACTTCTAGTTCAGGGTTTCTTGTGTCTGACAGTGACCAGAATTTGATAAATGGAGATCTTCTTCGCCTTGATTTGGTTAGTATCTCTTCCAACTCCTTATCCGGTAGCATTGCTGAAATAAGTAGCCATGAAACTAGAAGAAACAGTATGAGGCTATTTTGGGATGCTTTAGCAAGACGCAGCTTAAGAAGGAACATTGATTCGCCAACAATTGTTTTTGCAACTGGTCTGGCTGATGACTTGGGTTCACATGACAGATGGCTTCTTGATTTCAGTGGCGATCTCCATTACTATGGAGCTGGTCGTGATCTTGATTCATTCAGTTTAGGACGCCATCACAGACATGAAAGGAGATGGCTATTGAGATCTGAG GTCTCAGAAACAATTAGTGGTATTGATGGGGATGACCAACAAACTGCATTTTGTGCATCTGGACTTCACCTGGATGGTACATGTTCATGTGACTCATTCTTTACAGCTGAAGAATCAAGTAGTCTTGCAAGTATTTCACGAATAATCCTGCTTGCTGAGGCCTTATTTGAG GTTTTGGATGAAATTCATCATCAGTCTCTGTCACTTTCGCTATCTACTCTCTCGCTTCCTGCTCCAGAATCCGTCGTGGATGCATTTCCCATCAAGTATtacaaaaaacataaaaatgtgGAATGTGATTCCACTGATGTTCGACA GATGCCTTGA